The following proteins come from a genomic window of Flavobacterium crocinum:
- a CDS encoding ATP-binding protein — protein MINKRLLIKNLLAHNDESSFYDKKRQLNLHSREGKGKFLKHICALSNSNPNNNSYIVVGVEDQDNEIVGDDFFDDSRIQNLVNAFLENPPKIQYENVPFPNLPKDKVIGLVTIKPKSKISYFKKGIHTILANSVFIRRGSNSIPLEEHEEIEKNNQNTETVIGIENSSRNSIQYTLDGVIDFMNFRHKDMSPKYRVFKELFVICWAGVPKKLRDKTYLSRVDIELINEQIKLFYSAQDVVTIFYNDDSFTITEYVPLGLNDKTSYYPLEEQTIHFFDNGYYKIDRQMLFHPPEFNRKMLYHIYNSNMALLGKLQKEITLSDREMKDLENLPSTFMICYLNGFEDARQKLIDAKLLLKPYKQVYSSFKEALRVLRKMKYDVQ, from the coding sequence ATGATTAATAAGCGCCTTTTGATAAAGAATTTACTCGCTCATAATGACGAAAGCAGTTTTTATGATAAAAAAAGGCAGTTGAATCTTCATTCCCGAGAAGGAAAAGGTAAGTTTTTGAAACACATTTGTGCTTTGTCAAACTCAAATCCAAACAATAATTCTTATATCGTAGTTGGAGTAGAAGATCAGGATAATGAAATTGTAGGCGATGATTTCTTCGACGACAGCCGAATTCAGAATCTGGTCAATGCTTTTTTGGAAAATCCTCCAAAAATCCAATACGAAAATGTCCCTTTTCCAAATCTTCCAAAAGACAAAGTAATCGGTTTGGTTACTATTAAACCTAAAAGTAAAATCTCGTATTTTAAAAAAGGAATTCATACTATTTTAGCGAATAGTGTTTTTATTAGGCGTGGCAGTAATTCAATTCCTTTGGAAGAACACGAGGAAATTGAAAAAAATAATCAGAATACAGAAACGGTTATTGGAATCGAAAACAGTTCTCGAAACAGTATTCAATATACTCTAGACGGTGTTATTGATTTTATGAATTTCAGACATAAAGATATGTCGCCAAAATATCGTGTTTTCAAAGAATTGTTTGTTATTTGCTGGGCAGGAGTTCCGAAAAAATTACGTGATAAAACCTACTTGTCGCGAGTTGATATTGAACTGATAAATGAACAAATCAAGCTTTTTTATTCTGCACAGGATGTTGTGACTATTTTTTATAATGATGATAGTTTTACCATTACAGAATATGTGCCTTTGGGGCTAAATGATAAAACAAGTTATTATCCTTTAGAAGAGCAAACGATTCATTTCTTTGATAATGGTTATTATAAAATAGATCGTCAGATGCTTTTTCATCCACCGGAGTTCAACCGAAAAATGTTGTATCATATTTATAATTCAAATATGGCTTTATTGGGTAAACTCCAGAAAGAAATCACATTGTCTGATCGCGAAATGAAAGATTTAGAAAATCTGCCTTCTACTTTTATGATTTGTTATTTGAATGGTTTTGAAGATGCGAGACAAAAATTAATTGATGCTAAATTATTGCTGAAGCCTTACAAACAGGTTTATTCTTCGTTTAAGGAAGCTTTAAGGGTTTTACGAAAGATGAAATATGATGTTCAGTGA
- a CDS encoding SDR family NAD(P)-dependent oxidoreductase gives MKKTVLITGATSGIGKATAQILAKNNYKVILCGRRKDRLEELQKELSAFTEVHSLAFDVRDKKDVLEKISSLPNDFSTIDVLINNAGNAHGLDPIQNGDLDDWDAMMDINVKGLLYVSKAIIPQMVERQSGHIINIGSTAAKEVYPNGNVYCGSKHAVDAITTGMRIDLNPFGIRVGGIHPGLVATEFSEVRFKGDAERAANVYKGFDPLQAEDIADIIHFVISRPYHVNIADLVVMSTAQASSTIVKKNI, from the coding sequence ATGAAAAAAACAGTTTTAATTACTGGTGCCACAAGCGGAATTGGAAAAGCAACTGCGCAGATTCTGGCAAAAAACAATTATAAAGTGATTCTTTGCGGAAGACGTAAAGATCGATTGGAAGAACTTCAAAAAGAACTATCTGCTTTTACAGAAGTTCATTCTTTAGCATTTGATGTTCGCGATAAAAAAGATGTTCTGGAAAAAATAAGTTCTTTGCCAAACGATTTTTCGACAATTGATGTTTTAATCAATAATGCAGGAAATGCCCACGGTTTAGATCCAATTCAAAACGGAGATTTAGACGATTGGGATGCTATGATGGATATTAATGTAAAAGGACTTCTGTATGTTTCAAAAGCGATAATTCCGCAGATGGTTGAAAGACAATCGGGACATATTATCAATATTGGTTCAACTGCTGCAAAAGAAGTTTATCCAAATGGGAATGTATATTGCGGTTCTAAACATGCGGTGGATGCTATTACGACAGGAATGCGAATCGATTTAAATCCGTTTGGAATTAGAGTTGGCGGAATTCATCCGGGATTGGTGGCAACGGAGTTCAGCGAAGTCCGTTTTAAAGGCGATGCCGAAAGAGCAGCAAATGTTTACAAAGGATTTGATCCGTTGCAGGCAGAAGATATTGCGGATATTATTCATTTCGTGATTTCAAGACCTTATCATGTAAATATTGCCGATTTGGTTGTGATGAGTACAGCGCAAGCTTCTTCCACAATTGTGAAGAAAAATATTTAA
- a CDS encoding aldo/keto reductase gives MSKTVLSPIISGTMNWGVWDKNLTTKEMENMIQVSIENKITTFDHADIYGSYTTEADFGKAFHASKIDREKLQLITKCGIQMIADKRPENKIKHYDYSKDYIIKSVEGSLKNLKTDYVDVFLLHRPSPLMQADEIAEAVEKLKGEGKIIDFGLSNFTSSQTELIRQKTEVSYNQVQFSATHYEAMTDGSLDYMQTNGIRPLSWNPLGTVFREDTKQTRRLKKLFSTLLEKYHLGADTLLLSWILKHPAKIIPIAGTVNIARIQSLSKAIELDMDTEDWFAIWTESMGDDVP, from the coding sequence ATGAGCAAAACAGTCTTATCGCCTATAATTTCGGGCACTATGAATTGGGGAGTTTGGGATAAAAACCTTACAACCAAAGAAATGGAAAACATGATACAAGTGAGTATCGAAAACAAAATTACGACTTTTGATCACGCGGATATTTACGGTTCGTACACGACCGAAGCCGATTTTGGAAAAGCCTTTCACGCCAGTAAAATTGATCGTGAAAAATTACAATTAATTACAAAGTGCGGTATTCAGATGATTGCTGATAAACGCCCGGAAAACAAAATCAAACATTATGATTATTCTAAAGATTATATCATTAAATCTGTAGAAGGATCTTTGAAAAATTTAAAGACTGATTATGTTGACGTTTTCTTGCTTCACAGACCAAGCCCGTTAATGCAGGCTGATGAAATCGCAGAAGCAGTGGAGAAATTAAAAGGAGAAGGAAAAATTATTGATTTTGGTCTTTCAAATTTTACAAGTTCACAAACAGAATTAATCCGTCAGAAAACAGAAGTGAGTTACAATCAGGTTCAGTTTTCAGCTACGCACTACGAAGCAATGACTGACGGAAGTTTAGATTATATGCAGACTAATGGAATTCGTCCTTTATCATGGAATCCGCTTGGAACTGTTTTTAGAGAAGATACAAAACAAACGCGTCGTTTGAAAAAACTGTTCTCCACTTTATTGGAAAAATATCACTTAGGTGCTGATACACTTTTATTGTCATGGATTTTAAAACATCCGGCAAAAATAATTCCAATTGCCGGAACTGTAAATATCGCCAGAATTCAATCTTTGTCAAAAGCAATTGAATTGGATATGGATACAGAAGACTGGTTCGCCATCTGGACAGAAAGTATGGGCGACGATGTGCCTTAA
- a CDS encoding AAA family ATPase → MEENTTTLDIRAINEKIERESAFIDLLTMEMNKVIVGQKHMVERLLIGLLGQGHILLEGVPGLAKTLAINTLSQAVQGSFSRIQFTPDLLPADVIGTMIYNIKANEFSIKKGPIFANFVLADEINRAPAKVQSALLEAMQEKQVTIGDSTFKLDRPFLVLATQNPVEQEGTYALPEAQVDRFMLKTVIDYPKIDEERFVIRQNLKGTYEKVNPVVSVDQILRAQEAVREVYMDEKIEKYILDIIFATRYPEKYKLADLKPLISFGASPRGSINLANAAKCYAFIKRRGYVIPEDVRAVVHDVLRHRVGITYEAEAENITSVDIINKIVNEIEVP, encoded by the coding sequence ATGGAAGAAAATACAACGACTTTAGACATTAGAGCGATAAATGAAAAAATTGAAAGAGAAAGTGCTTTTATAGACCTTCTTACAATGGAAATGAACAAAGTTATTGTGGGTCAGAAACATATGGTCGAGCGTCTATTAATCGGATTACTTGGACAAGGGCATATTTTATTGGAAGGAGTTCCGGGTCTTGCAAAAACTTTGGCTATTAATACGCTTTCACAAGCGGTTCAAGGATCTTTCAGCCGTATCCAGTTTACACCGGATTTATTACCTGCCGATGTTATCGGAACCATGATTTACAACATTAAAGCAAATGAGTTCTCTATTAAAAAGGGACCAATTTTCGCCAATTTCGTACTTGCCGATGAGATTAACCGTGCTCCTGCTAAGGTTCAGTCAGCACTTTTAGAGGCGATGCAGGAAAAACAAGTTACAATTGGTGACTCTACTTTCAAATTAGATCGTCCGTTTTTAGTATTAGCAACTCAAAACCCTGTTGAACAAGAAGGTACTTATGCACTTCCTGAAGCGCAGGTTGACCGTTTCATGCTAAAAACTGTTATTGATTATCCAAAAATTGACGAAGAGCGTTTTGTAATCCGTCAGAACTTAAAAGGAACTTATGAAAAAGTAAATCCTGTAGTTTCTGTGGATCAAATTTTACGTGCGCAGGAAGCGGTTCGTGAAGTTTATATGGATGAAAAAATCGAAAAATATATCCTGGATATCATTTTTGCTACTCGTTATCCGGAAAAATACAAATTAGCCGATTTAAAACCGCTTATCAGTTTTGGAGCTTCTCCTCGTGGAAGTATCAACCTGGCTAATGCTGCTAAATGTTATGCTTTCATCAAACGCCGTGGTTATGTAATTCCTGAAGACGTTCGTGCTGTTGTTCACGATGTATTACGTCACAGAGTTGGAATTACTTACGAAGCAGAAGCAGAGAACATTACTTCTGTAGACATTATCAACAAAATCGTTAACGAGATTGAGGTACCTTAA
- a CDS encoding DUF58 domain-containing protein gives MDTKELLKKVRKIEIKTKRLSNHIFSGEYHSSFKGRGMTFSEVRQYQYGDDIRNIDWNVTARYNEAHVKVFEEERELTMVLMVDISGSESFGSKNQFKKDIVTEIAATMAFSATQNNDKIGLILFSDTVELYIPPKKGRSHVLRIIRELIEFEPKSHKTDIAQALKFLSGTQKKKAIIFMISDFMSDSYEHTLKIASKKHDITGVRVYDIREEKIPNLGMVTMLDAETGKIQLVDTSSKTVRMNYEKHYQEKLNYFKDTFRKSGAGIVNTRVDENYVTKLLGYFKSR, from the coding sequence ATGGATACAAAAGAGCTTTTAAAAAAAGTACGGAAAATAGAAATCAAAACGAAAAGACTGAGTAATCATATCTTTTCGGGAGAATACCACTCTTCATTTAAAGGACGAGGAATGACGTTTAGCGAGGTGCGTCAATACCAATACGGAGATGATATTCGTAACATCGATTGGAATGTAACCGCACGCTACAACGAAGCTCACGTTAAAGTTTTTGAAGAAGAACGCGAATTGACCATGGTTTTAATGGTCGATATTTCGGGTTCTGAATCCTTTGGTTCTAAAAATCAATTTAAAAAAGACATCGTGACTGAAATTGCGGCAACGATGGCTTTTTCGGCTACACAAAACAATGACAAAATTGGTTTAATCTTATTTTCTGATACTGTAGAATTATATATTCCGCCTAAGAAAGGACGTTCACACGTGCTTCGCATCATTCGTGAATTGATCGAATTTGAACCTAAAAGTCATAAAACAGATATTGCTCAGGCTTTGAAATTCCTGTCAGGAACTCAAAAAAAGAAAGCAATCATTTTTATGATTTCCGATTTTATGTCTGATTCTTATGAGCATACTTTAAAAATTGCTTCTAAAAAACATGACATTACCGGTGTTCGTGTGTACGATATCCGCGAAGAAAAAATTCCAAATTTAGGAATGGTAACGATGCTGGATGCCGAAACAGGTAAAATACAGTTGGTTGACACAAGTTCGAAAACAGTTCGAATGAATTACGAGAAACATTATCAGGAAAAGTTGAATTACTTTAAAGATACTTTCCGTAAATCTGGAGCAGGAATTGTAAATACCAGAGTAGACGAAAATTACGTTACTAAACTATTAGGCTATTTTAAATCAAGATAA
- a CDS encoding vWA domain-containing protein — MGNFSFLNPEFLWLFLLIPIAIIWFFWKRNQQSATLKMSSTAGFQNSESFWTKFKPALYVFRILALCSLIIALARPRTVDISNQTKTTKGIDIVMAIDVSGSMLAKDLKPNRMEALKRVAADFVEERPNDRIGLVLYASEAYTKTPVTSDKAIILEAIKGIKYDTVLQDGTGIGMGLATAVNRLKDSKAKSRVIILLTDGVNNAGFIEPETAADIAKQYGIKVYTIGLGTNGMAESPYAYAPNGGFLFKMQKVEIDEKLMKNIARKTDGTYFRATSNDKLAEIYNAINKLETTEIQELKFYDYDEKYRAFVLFAGFLLLLEVGLRNTVYRSFI, encoded by the coding sequence ATGGGTAATTTCAGTTTTTTAAATCCAGAATTTCTTTGGTTGTTTCTATTAATTCCGATTGCAATAATCTGGTTTTTCTGGAAACGCAACCAGCAATCGGCTACCTTAAAAATGAGTTCAACGGCGGGATTTCAAAACAGCGAATCGTTTTGGACAAAATTCAAACCTGCTCTATACGTTTTCAGAATTTTGGCTTTATGTTCTTTGATTATAGCATTGGCGCGACCAAGAACAGTAGACATTAGCAACCAGACTAAAACAACAAAAGGAATTGATATTGTAATGGCAATTGACGTTTCCGGATCTATGTTGGCAAAAGATTTAAAGCCAAACCGTATGGAAGCTTTAAAAAGAGTTGCTGCAGATTTCGTTGAAGAACGACCAAATGATAGAATCGGATTGGTTTTATACGCTTCTGAAGCTTACACTAAAACTCCGGTTACAAGTGATAAAGCAATCATTTTGGAAGCCATAAAAGGCATTAAATACGACACCGTTCTTCAGGACGGAACCGGAATTGGAATGGGACTGGCAACTGCTGTTAACCGTTTAAAAGACAGTAAGGCAAAAAGCCGTGTTATCATCCTTCTTACTGATGGTGTTAACAATGCAGGTTTTATTGAACCGGAAACTGCCGCAGACATTGCGAAACAATACGGAATAAAAGTATATACGATTGGTCTTGGTACAAACGGAATGGCAGAATCTCCATACGCTTATGCACCAAACGGAGGTTTCTTATTCAAAATGCAGAAAGTGGAAATCGACGAAAAGTTGATGAAAAATATTGCCCGCAAAACAGATGGAACCTATTTTAGAGCAACCAGCAACGATAAATTAGCAGAAATATACAACGCAATCAACAAATTGGAAACCACTGAAATTCAGGAATTGAAGTTCTATGATTATGATGAAAAATACAGAGCTTTTGTTTTATTTGCAGGCTTTTTATTATTGCTTGAAGTGGGTTTAAGAAATACAGTTTACAGAAGCTTCATTTAA
- a CDS encoding vWA domain-containing protein produces the protein MELDEKKYLYLLILIPIVVCVFLFNMYWKRRKQLEFGDLEMVKRLSPEKSVFKPVLKIVVILLALTCLIIGLVNPKIGTKMETVKREGIDIVFAVDVSKSMLAEDVVPSRLDKSKQLVSQIINNLGSDRIGIVAYAGSAFPVLPITSDYSVAKMFLQSMSPDMVSSQGTSLDEAIRLSATYFDEKSKTSKLLILISDGEDHSEGATAAAEEANKIGMKIITIGVGTEKGGTIPLKENGVVRGYQKDQNGETVITKLNQEGLKTIAKATKGGYVYGGSTKEVLEYVKNALNNIQKTEFEATQMAEFQSQFQWFIGFAFLLLFLDIFLLERKTNWIKELDLFNEKK, from the coding sequence ATGGAATTAGACGAAAAAAAATATTTATATCTCTTAATACTAATCCCAATTGTGGTGTGTGTTTTCCTTTTCAATATGTATTGGAAAAGAAGAAAACAGCTGGAGTTTGGGGATTTGGAAATGGTAAAAAGACTGAGTCCGGAGAAATCGGTTTTTAAACCTGTTTTAAAAATTGTTGTAATTCTTCTGGCACTTACCTGCTTAATTATTGGTTTAGTAAATCCGAAGATTGGAACTAAAATGGAAACCGTAAAACGAGAAGGTATTGATATTGTTTTTGCTGTCGACGTTTCAAAAAGTATGCTTGCCGAAGATGTTGTGCCTAGTCGTTTGGATAAAAGTAAACAATTGGTTTCGCAGATCATCAACAATTTAGGAAGTGACCGAATTGGAATTGTGGCTTATGCCGGAAGTGCTTTCCCAGTTTTACCGATAACATCAGATTACAGTGTTGCTAAAATGTTTTTGCAGAGCATGAGCCCAGATATGGTTTCATCTCAAGGAACTTCTCTAGATGAAGCGATTCGATTATCTGCTACTTATTTTGATGAAAAAAGCAAAACGAGCAAATTATTAATCCTGATTTCTGATGGAGAAGATCATTCTGAAGGCGCAACTGCAGCTGCAGAAGAAGCCAACAAAATAGGAATGAAAATCATAACCATTGGTGTTGGAACAGAAAAAGGAGGAACAATTCCGTTAAAAGAAAATGGTGTAGTAAGAGGATATCAAAAAGATCAAAACGGAGAAACAGTAATCACAAAACTAAATCAGGAAGGTTTAAAAACAATTGCAAAAGCAACTAAAGGTGGTTATGTTTATGGCGGAAGCACAAAAGAAGTTTTAGAATATGTAAAAAACGCTTTGAACAATATTCAGAAAACAGAATTTGAAGCTACGCAAATGGCAGAATTCCAATCGCAATTTCAGTGGTTTATCGGATTTGCATTTTTACTGCTTTTCCTT